In Peromyscus eremicus chromosome 2, PerEre_H2_v1, whole genome shotgun sequence, a single genomic region encodes these proteins:
- the LOC131904836 gene encoding PRAME family member 12-like: MSDLAQDTPLQQAVQWLLKDEALAISALEYLPTEFFPPLFKEAFTGRQTNLVRAMVAAWPFHRLSMGALPTISHMETLKAVLDALDFLMTQKVRPRRWKLQELDLQKVHQDFWDEQTGGIDVSYTPQVLSQKETGKEQEPECGVKQPLRVLADFDLCGEHLKETDKYLLKWAKKRKGSVQLCCRELKIRASEVYTVIGILNTLDRDHVQELELNSWWPQGSQAWFAHCLGQLGNLCKLPLLGIQQTVLSSNRALPDMKECVTESVPQFPNLDCLQHLYMNGIYFLKDNLETVLRCLKTPLETLSITQSQLSQADLNHLPLSVNLHQLTHLNLSSVILSSLRTGPLRLLLERVAATLKTLELEGCRMKVSQLSAILPVLSQCTQLTKINFLDNDISMAVLQDLFHYTANLSELLLEMYPAPLESYDDTGHVLKDRFAQHCSELMDILRAIRQAKSVYFAAGACFVYYN; the protein is encoded by the exons ATGAGTGACCTGGCCCAAGACACACCCTTGCAGCAGGCAGTGCAGTGGCTGCTGAAGGATGAGGCCTTGGCCATCTCTGCCCTGGAGTACCTGCCCACGGAGTTCTTCCCGCCCCTGTTCAAGGAGGCCTTCACTGGCAGACAGACCAACCTTGTGAGGGCAATGGTGGCAGCCTGGCCCTTTCACCGCCTCTCCATGGGGGCCCTGCCGACCATctcacacatggagactttgaAGGCTGTGCTGGATGCCCTGGACTTTCTGATGACCCAGAAGGTGCGCCCCAG GAGGTGGAAACTCCAAGAGCTTGACTTGCAGAAAGTGCACCAGGACTTCTGGGATGAACAGACTGGAGGCATAGATGTCAGCTACACCCCACAGGTTCTGAGTCAGAAGGAAACTGGGAAGGAGCAGGAGCCAGAGTGTGGGGTGAAGCAGCCCTTGAGGGTGTTGGCTGATTTTGACCTCTGTGGGGAGCATCtcaaggaaactgacaaatacttGTTGAAGTGGGCCAAGAAGAGAAAAGGATCAGTGCAACTGTGCTGTAGGGAGCTGAAGATCAGAGCATCAGAGGTCTACACTGTCATAGGGATCCTGAACACTTTAGACAGAGACCATGTCCAGGAGTTGGAACTGAATTCCTGGTGGCCACAGGGAAGCCAGGCCTGGTTTGCACATTGCCTGGGACAGCTGGGAAATCTTTGCAAACTCCCTCTCCTGGGAATCCAGCAGACTGTTTTAAGTAGTAACCGTGCCCTACCAGACATGAAGGAGTGTGTCACCGAGTCTGTTCCTCAGTTCCCCAACCTGGACTGTCTCCAGCATCTCTATATGAATGGCATTTACTTTCTGAAAGACAACCTGGAAACCGTACTAAG GTGCCTGAAGACCCCCTTGGAGACCCTGTCCATCACTCAGTCTCAGCTCTCGCAGGCAGACTTGAATCATCTACCCCTGAGTGTGAACCTACATCAGCTCACACACCTGAACCTCAGCAGTGTGATATTGTCCTCTTTAAGGACTGGGCCCCTCCGTCTTCTTCTGGAGAGAGTTGCAGCCACTCTGAAGACCCTGGAATTGGAAGGCTGTAGGATGAAGGTCTCTCAGCTCAGTGCCATCCTGCCTGTCTTAAGCCAGTGCACCCAGCTCACTAAGATCAACTTTCTTGACAATGACATATCCATGGCTGTCCTTCAGGACCTTTTCCACTACACGGCAAATCTGAGCGAGCTGCTCCTGGAGATGTACCCTGCCCCTTTGGAGAGCTATGATGACACGGGTCATGTTCTCAAGGATAGATTTGCCCAGCATTGTTCTGAGCTCATGGATATTCTCAGGGCCATAAGGCAGGCCAAGTCTGTCTACTTTGCTGCTGGTGCCTGTTTTGTGTATTATAACTAG
- the LOC131905048 gene encoding PRAME family member 12-like — MSIKNIPTLQQLAVQSLLSNQALAISALESMPTNFFPPLFKEAFDGRHLGLLKAMVAAWPFACLPVGALMKTPDVEALQAVLDGLDMLQSQKVRPRQWKLQVLDLRNVHHDFLDVQTRTQEGAHSTETGSGKQVGRDLPRYTLRPRLKMVTDLGFRFQLKEHQTCLLQWAQQRKGSVLLCCLRMTICALPVEIIKKVLDIFHPDYIEELELFTNQVLPFLGHFASCLGRMRNLRKFRITQIYLGTQRVVNTLTDTEEMCAIKFLSQFSKLNCLQHFSMNGVSFSSDLMKQLFRCLKTPLESLCITLCQLSQSDLKHLSQCQSLCHLKHLVLNGVPLSKIRPRHLGVLLENVAGTLQILDLMNCKMKDSQLSALFPALSQCSQLTRVCFYENDFSMAVLKDLLQSMANLSKLILELYPAPLECYDHQGNILVEKFTQVYPELRDIVTAHRQPNIVAFGTRICSECLIHCVYETESRLCRCWQ, encoded by the exons ATGAGCATCAAGAACATACCCACACTCCAGCAGCTGGCAGTGCAGAGCCTGCTGAGCAACCAGGCCTTGGCCATCTCTGCCCTGGAGTCCATGCCCACAAATTTCTTCCCACCGCTGTTCAAGGAGGCCTTCGACGGTAGACACCTGGGACTACTGAAGGCAATGGTGGCAGCCTGGCCCTTTGCTTGCCTCCCTGTGGGGGCCCTGATGAAGACCCCCGATGTGGAGGCATTGCAAGCTGTTCTGGATGGCCTAGACATGCTGCAGTCACAGAAGGTTCGTCCCAG ACAGTGGAAGCTGCAAGTCCTTGACTTGAGGAATGTGCACCACGATTTCCTGGATGTGCAGACTAGAACACAGGAAGGAGCCCACTCAACAGAGACTGGGAGTGGGAAGCAAGTAGGGAGGGACCTTCCTAGATACACGCTGAGGCCGCGTTTGAAGATGGTCACTGACCTTGGCTTCAGGTTCCAGCTGAAAGAACACCAAACATGCTTGTTGCAGTGGGCCCAGCAGAGAAAAGGCTCTGTGCTTCTGTGCTGTCTGAGGATGACTATTTGTGCCCTCCCTGTGGAGATTATCAAGAAGGTCTTGGACATTTTCCATCCAGACTATATCGAGGAATTGGAACTATTCACAAACCAGGTTCTGCCCTTCCTGGGTCACTTTGCATCTTGCCTTGGCCGCATGAGAAATCTTCGCAAATTCCGTATAACTCAGATCTACTTGGGCACACAAAGGGTTGTCAATACtttgacagacacagaggaaatgtgTGCTATCAAGTTCCTTTCTCAGTTCTCCAAACTCAACTGTCTCCAGCATTTCTCTATGAATGGAGTCTCCTTTTCCTCTGACCTCATGAAACAGTTGTTCAG ATGCCTGAAGACCCCCTTGGAGTCCTTGTGTATCACTCTTTGTCAGCTCTCACAGTCAGACCTGAAACACTTGTCACAGTGTCAGAGCCTCTGTCACCTCAAACACCTGGTCCTCAATGGTGTACCATTATCCAAGATACGTCCCAGACATCTAGGAGTTCTCCTAGAGAATGTAGCAGGAACACTGCAGATCCTGGATTTAATGAACTGCAAgatgaaggactctcagctcaGTGCCCTCTTTCCTGCCCTGAGCCAGTGCTCCCAGCTCACCAGGGTCTGTTTCTATGAAAACGACTTCTCTATGGCTGTTTTGAAGGACCTACTGCAAAGCATGGCCAATCTAAGCAAGTTGATTCTAGAGCTGTACCCCGCCCCTCTAGAGTGCTATGATCACCAGGGTAATATCCTAGTGGAGAAATTTACCCAAGTATACCCTGAGCTCCGGGATATAGTCACTGCCCACAGGCAGCCCAACATAGTGGCCTTTGGTACACGCATCTGCAGTGAATGCCTTATTCATTGTGTTTATGAGACAGAGAGCAGACTTTGTAGATGCTGGCAATAA
- the LOC131905049 gene encoding PRAME family member 18-like has translation MSFEAMLTLQQLAMQGLLADQDLAISALEQFPTMLFPPLFEEAFIERRTKVVKAMVVSWPFPCLPLGALMCQAKVDNFQAVLDGMDWLNNHNVWPRRCRLQVLSLLDIYDDFWEGCVGRKSTWWTEQVDPTTEGKKQQLKVVAEYSLTFLDLKDYNSAFMLWLRQRRDTMQICLLQGAPELK, from the exons ATGAGCTTCGAGGCTATGCTCACACTCCAGCAGCTTGCCATGCAGGGGCTCCTGGCAGATCAAGACTTGGCCATCTCTGCTCTGGAACAATTTCCCACAATGTTGTTCCCACCACTCTTCGAGGAGGCCTTCATTGAGAGAAGAACAAAGGTTGTGAAGGCCATGGTAGTATCTtggcccttcccctgcctccctcttgGGGCGCTGATGTGCCAAGCCAAAGTGGATAACTTCCAGGCTGTGCTGGATGGAATGGATTGGCTGAATAACCATAATGTTTGGCCTAG GAGGTGTAGACTACAAGTGCTCAGTTTGCTGGATATCTACGATGACTTCTGGGAAGGATGTGTTGGAAGAAAGTCTACTTGGTGGACCGAACAAGTAGATCCCACAACAGAGGGAAAGAAGCAGCAATTGAAGGTGGTAGCTGAATACTCCCTCACATTCCTCGATCTCAAGGACTACAATAGTGCCTTCATGCTGTGGCTCAGACAGAGAAGAGATACCATGCAGATCTGTTTATTGCAGGGTGCTCCAGAATTGAAATAA